In Sphaeramia orbicularis chromosome 7, fSphaOr1.1, whole genome shotgun sequence, one genomic interval encodes:
- the ddost gene encoding dolichyl-diphosphooligosaccharide--protein glycosyltransferase 48 kDa subunit, producing the protein MAALTAVVQEANRSHSVSYSKQRTGMKTQRRFGLLDRSILLFVCFLSAVHCVSADGKTLVLLDNLNIRDTHSIFFRSLADRGFDLTFKTADDPSLSLIKYGQFLYDHLVIFSPSVEDFGGNINVETITSFIDGGGNVLVAASSDIGDPLRELGSECGIEFDEEKTGVIDHHNYDVSDPGEHTLIVADPENLLKAPTIVGKPTNKPVLFKGVGMVADPDNPLVLDILTGSSTSYSFFPDRPISQYPHAVGKNTLLIAGLQARNNARVVFSGSLDFFSDAYFNSAVQKARPGSQRFEQTGNMELAEALSRWVFKEAGVLRVGAVTHHPVGETTPPAAYTITDLVEYSIVIEMLSEGHWVPFDGDDIQLEFVRIDPFVRTYLKKNGGKYSVQFKLPDVYGVFQFKVDYNRLGYTHLYSSTQVSVRPLQHTQYERFIPSAFPYYASVFSMMTGLFIFSVVFLHMKEKEKSD; encoded by the exons ATGGCGGCGTTGACAGCAGTCGTGCAGGAGGCGAACCGGTCCCATTCTGTATCATATTCCAAACAGCGGACCGGAATGAAGACCCAAAGGCGGTTCGGACTCTTGGACAGAAGTATCctcttatttgtatgttttttgtccgCGGTGCACTGTGTTTCCGCTGACGGCAAGACGTTGGTGCTGCTGGACAACCTCAACATCAGAGACACCCATTCAATCTTCTTCCGCAGTCTGGCAG ATCGTGGCTTTGATCTCACATTCAAAACAGCTGATGATCCCTCCCTGTCTCTCATTAAATATGGACAGTTTCTATACGACCACTTAGTCATCTTTTCTCCATCAGTTGAAG acttCGGAGGCAACATTAATGTGGAGACAATTACATCTTTCATCGATGGTGGAGGAAATGTCCTGGTTGCTGCCAGTTCAGATATCG GTGATCCACTGAGGGAGCTTGGCAGTGAGTGCGGCATTGAGTTTGATGAAGAGAAGACTGGTGTGATTGACCATCACAACTACGATGTGTCCGACCCTGGAGAG CACACACTGATTGTTGCTGATCCAGAGAACCTCCTGAAAGCCCCCACTATTGTGGGCAAACCCACCAACAAACCTGTCCTGTTCAAGGGAGTTGG CATGGTGGCAGACCCAGACAACCCTCTGGTCCTGGACATCCTCACTGGCTCCTCTACATCCTACTCCTTCTTCCCAGACAGACCCATCTCTCAG TACCCCCACGCCGTTGGGAAGAACACTCTGCTGATCGCTGGCCTTCAGGCCAGAAACAACGCTCGAGTGGTTTTCAGCGGTTCCCTGGACTTCTTCAGTGATGCATACTTCAACTCTGCAGTGCAGAAGGCCAGACCAGGGTCCCAGAG GTTCGAGCAGACCGGTAACATGGAGCTGGCAGAGGCTCTGTCTCGCTGGGTGTTCAAAGAGGCTGGAGTCCTCAGAGTGGGAGCCGTTACCCATCATCCTGTGGGAGAGACCACGCCCCCTGCTGCATACACCATCACTGACCTCGTG GAGTACAGCATTGTCATTGAGATGCTCTCTGAAGGCCACTGGGTTCCCTTTGATGGAGACGACATTCAGCTGGAGTTTGTGAGGATCGATCCCTTTGTCAGGACTTACCTCAAGAAAAATG GAGGTAAATACAGCGTCCAGTTCAAGCTGCCTGACGTGTACGGAGTGTTCCAGTTCAAGGTGGACTATAACCGTCTGGGGTACACACACCTGTACTCCTCCACTCAG GTGTCTGTCCGTCCCCTACAGCACACTCAGTATGAGCGCTTCATCCCCTCCGCCTTCCCATACTACGCCAGCGTGTTCTCCATGATGACGGGACTTTTCATCTTCAGCGTCGTCTTCCTGCACatgaaagagaaggaaaagtCCGACTAA